In Primulina eburnea isolate SZY01 chromosome 5, ASM2296580v1, whole genome shotgun sequence, a single window of DNA contains:
- the LOC140831396 gene encoding uncharacterized protein: protein MLVKAARIWWEATKVTVNVRELKWDEFKELFFAKDFSREVKAKKVKEFLELKQDAMSIAEYTLKFEEGCVFIPFIAENDKDKGEHFLYGLKSKEMGHTAQKCPLSSNQGRVQGRIFAMTKESANPDSSVISVFMHSLSVEPTVMPLYFNIVFPSRDEIFPTSIIKACVQMSTRLLFVDLIVILMVAIDVILGMDWLSAYHAVIDCVCKTVKFLADDHENDVELAFLLKSWMCGSNMQLQNIDVVQDYPDVFADDVPGLPPDREMEFVIDLIQGFTVFSKIDLRSRYHQLKVKMEDIPKTTFRTSFVIVFIDDILIYSKTRELHCEHLRIVLQLLRDKQLYAKLKKCEFWLDQAAFLGHIVSKEGISVDPSKIEAIKQWSFQRLCQRLEVFLVMQGIT from the exons ATGTTGGTCAAAGCGGCTCGTATCTGGTGGGAAGCCACCAAGGTCACAGTTAATGTTCGAGAATTAAAGTGGGACGAGTTCAAGGAATTATTCTTTGCCAAAGATTTTTCAAGAGAGGTCAAGGCCAAGAAGGTGAAGgaatttcttgaattgaagcAAGATGCTATGTCTATCGCTGAGTATACCTTGAAGTTCGAAGAAGGATGTGTTTTTATTCCTTTTATTGCTGAAAATGACAAAGATAAGGGAGAACACTTCCTTTATGGTTTGAA AAGCAAGGAAATGGGGCACACAGCACAGAAATGTCCTCTTTCTTCGAATCAAGGAAGAGTTCAAGGAAGGATTTTTGCAATGACCAAAGAAAGTGCTAATCCTGATTCTTCAGTGATATCAG TTTTCATGCATTCTTTGTCTGTTGAACCTACTGTTATGCCATTATACTTCAATATTGTGTTTCCATCTAGAGATGAAATTTTTCCTACTAGTATCATTAAAGCTTGTGTTCAAATGAGTACGAGATTATTGTTTGTTGATCTTATTGTTATTCTGATGGTAGCAATTGATGTTATATTGGGTATGGATTGGTTATCTGCTTATCATGCGGTGATTGACTGTGTGTGCAAGACAGTGAAGTTTTTAGCCGATGACCATGAGAATGAT GTTGAATTGGCTTTCTTGCTTAAGAGTTGGATGTGCGGAAGTAATATGCAATTACAGAATATTGATGTGGTTCAAGATTATCCTGacgtatttgcagatgatgtgcCTGGATTACCACCTGATCGAGAGAtggagtttgttattgatttaattcaag gattCACCGTGTTTTCTAAAATCGATCTTCGATCCAGATATCATCAATTGAAGGTAAAAATGGAGGACATACCAAAGACTACTTTCAGAACGAG ttttgtcattgtttttattgatgacatctTGATCTACTCAAAGACACGAGAACTTCATTGTGAGCATttaaggattgtgttgcagtTGTTGAGGGATAAGCAATTGTATGCCAAGttaaagaaatgtgagttctggttggatcAGGCGGCATTTTTGGGCCACATTGTTTCGAAAGAAGGGATTTCGGTTGATCCATCCAAGATTGAAGCCATTAAGCAATGGTCATTCCAAAGACTGTGTCAGAGGTTAGAAGTTTTCTTGGTTATGCAGGGTATTACATAA